The following proteins are encoded in a genomic region of Verrucomicrobiota bacterium:
- a CDS encoding methyltransferase domain-containing protein yields the protein MKPDSVPGTEPTIFDLNARRYAESPVHRAGPSLPVLLRLAQPGPEDVVLDVATGTGHTALAVAEYAAEVIGLDVSTKMLAEAGRLAAEQGRGNVRFVEGSAEALPFPDNRFTLVTARHAPHHFRSVETFLAEAFRVLKAGGRFVLADQVSPADEDRPWIDRWEIIRDPSHVTQRTPEAWRELAARAGFVHRESADVFYDLEFGWWTQQAGATPEQIAALQEHARVAPPETARRMSLAFDATGRVRSHKLPMLVARFDKE from the coding sequence ATGAAGCCCGACTCTGTTCCCGGTACCGAACCTACCATCTTCGACCTGAACGCCCGCCGGTACGCCGAAAGCCCGGTACACCGGGCCGGCCCGAGCCTGCCTGTACTGCTGCGCCTGGCCCAGCCCGGTCCCGAGGATGTCGTGCTGGACGTGGCGACCGGCACCGGTCACACGGCACTTGCCGTCGCGGAATATGCGGCCGAGGTCATCGGCCTGGATGTCTCCACTAAAATGCTGGCTGAGGCCGGCCGCCTGGCAGCCGAGCAAGGTCGCGGGAACGTGCGCTTCGTCGAAGGATCAGCCGAAGCGCTGCCCTTTCCCGATAACCGCTTCACCCTCGTCACCGCGCGGCACGCCCCGCACCATTTCCGGTCGGTTGAAACCTTTCTGGCCGAGGCATTCCGGGTCCTGAAGGCCGGCGGCCGGTTTGTGCTTGCTGACCAGGTCTCGCCCGCCGACGAGGATCGGCCCTGGATCGACCGCTGGGAAATCATCCGTGACCCGTCTCACGTCACGCAGCGAACCCCGGAAGCGTGGCGCGAACTGGCAGCGCGAGCCGGTTTTGTGCACCGGGAATCGGCAGACGTGTTCTACGACCTGGAGTTCGGCTGGTGGACGCAGCAGGCCGGCGCCACGCCCGAGCAAATCGCCGCATTGCAGGAACATGCCCGGGTTGCGCCGCCCGAGACGGCCAGGAGAATGAGCCTGGCTTTCGATGCAACCGGCCGGGTGCGCAGCCATAAACTGCCGATGCTCGTGGCGAGGTTTGACAAGGAATAG
- a CDS encoding AAA family ATPase, translating to MSETPFPSPEELQKKIQEFMKSNFGDKVSVATFTQPAGNEESPPAAAAPDPFSFAFTPKQIKAHLDRYVIRQDDAKKTLAIAVCDHYNHVNLVRRLEKENPARAGQLEYSKGNVLLLGPTGVGKTYLVKHVADLIGVPFVKADATKFSETGYVGGDVEDLVRELYQKADGDLNIAQYGIIYIDEIDKIASSSNLAGRDVSGRGVQTTLLKLMEETEVSVRNPMDIQAQIQSAFEAQRRGKSKRDVINTRHILFICSGAFDRLKEQVFRRVRQAGLGFGAEVKLVEDAGALRMATTRDFIDYGLEPEFIGRLPVRVVCEELSVDDLFAILKTSEGSVIRQYRRAFEAFGIEAVFDDDALREIAVRAAAEKTGARGLVTVCDRVFRDFKFELPGTGVRRLDVTAQLVLDPPGTLERVLQLAQAAAEWTRAEKVRQFAEAFSVKHGVKFMLADDAVQLIVARAGEVGRDVVDYCENLFRDYPYGLKLLRDRNTEAAFVVPAAALDDPDRFLSDRVVEFYRQNEAR from the coding sequence ATGTCGGAAACACCCTTTCCGTCGCCGGAAGAACTCCAGAAAAAGATCCAGGAGTTCATGAAGTCAAACTTCGGCGACAAGGTTTCGGTCGCAACTTTTACCCAGCCTGCCGGAAACGAGGAATCGCCTCCGGCTGCGGCCGCTCCAGACCCTTTCAGCTTTGCCTTCACGCCTAAACAAATCAAGGCGCACCTGGACCGTTACGTCATCCGCCAGGACGACGCCAAGAAGACGCTGGCCATCGCGGTGTGCGATCACTACAACCACGTGAACCTGGTGCGGCGGTTGGAGAAAGAAAACCCCGCACGAGCGGGGCAGCTGGAATACAGCAAAGGCAACGTCCTGTTGCTCGGCCCCACGGGCGTCGGTAAGACCTACCTCGTCAAGCATGTGGCGGATCTGATCGGAGTCCCGTTCGTCAAGGCGGATGCCACCAAGTTCAGCGAGACGGGTTACGTCGGTGGCGACGTCGAAGATCTGGTGCGCGAGCTTTACCAGAAAGCTGACGGCGACCTGAACATCGCCCAGTACGGCATCATCTACATCGACGAGATCGATAAGATCGCTTCGAGCAGCAATCTGGCCGGCCGGGACGTGAGTGGACGGGGGGTACAGACCACGTTGCTGAAACTCATGGAGGAGACTGAGGTCTCGGTGCGCAACCCGATGGATATTCAAGCTCAGATCCAGTCGGCGTTCGAGGCGCAGCGGCGCGGAAAGTCGAAGCGCGACGTCATCAACACGCGGCACATCCTGTTTATCTGCAGCGGCGCGTTCGACCGGCTCAAAGAGCAGGTTTTCCGGCGTGTGCGCCAAGCCGGTCTGGGGTTCGGCGCGGAAGTCAAATTGGTCGAAGACGCCGGCGCATTGCGGATGGCGACCACCCGGGATTTTATTGATTACGGGCTCGAACCGGAGTTTATCGGGCGGCTGCCCGTACGGGTGGTCTGCGAGGAATTGTCCGTGGACGACCTGTTTGCGATTCTGAAAACGTCCGAGGGCAGCGTGATACGCCAGTACCGGCGCGCGTTTGAGGCGTTCGGCATTGAAGCCGTGTTTGACGACGATGCGCTGCGTGAGATTGCCGTCCGGGCGGCAGCCGAGAAAACGGGTGCCCGCGGGCTGGTAACGGTGTGCGATCGCGTGTTTCGCGATTTCAAGTTTGAACTGCCGGGAACCGGCGTTCGCCGGTTGGATGTGACCGCCCAACTGGTGCTCGACCCGCCAGGGACGCTGGAACGCGTCCTGCAGCTCGCCCAGGCCGCGGCGGAATGGACCCGGGCCGAGAAGGTGCGGCAATTTGCCGAGGCATTCTCCGTGAAGCATGGGGTGAAATTTATGCTCGCGGATGACGCCGTTCAGTTGATCGTTGCGCGAGCGGGCGAAGTCGGCCGCGACGTGGTGGATTACTGCGAAAACCTGTTCCGCGATTACCCGTACGGCTTGAAACTGCTTCGCGACCGCAACACGGAGGCCGCCTTCGTGGTCCCGGCGGCCGCCTTGGACGACCCGGACCGGTTTTTGAGCGACCGTGTGGTAGAATTTTACCGTCAGAACGAGGCGCGTTGA
- the mazG gene encoding nucleoside triphosphate pyrophosphohydrolase: MNSDSIQRLREIVRRLRAPGGCPWDREQTHVSLKPHLLEECYELLEAIDAGDNDHLREELGDLLLQVTLHAQIAADDGRFSLDDIAGELADKLVRRHPHVFGENRLPDSDAVLKQWDQIKGEEKTERRSALDGVPPHLPALARAQKVQSKAARVGFDWPDAAGALAKVHEELGEVAAAAAVELEAEVGDLLFAVVNYARKRKIDAEQALLSATRKFSDRFHAVEELAQARGLDVKSLNLKQLDALWDEVKGRNGGQGAAGGEPRAG, from the coding sequence ATGAATTCCGATTCCATCCAGCGTCTGCGCGAGATCGTCCGGCGGCTTCGGGCGCCCGGCGGTTGCCCGTGGGACCGGGAGCAAACGCATGTTTCCCTTAAGCCTCACCTGCTGGAGGAATGCTACGAGTTGCTGGAGGCAATCGATGCCGGCGACAACGATCACCTGCGCGAAGAACTCGGCGATCTGCTTCTGCAGGTGACGTTGCACGCTCAAATTGCGGCCGACGACGGCCGGTTTTCCCTCGACGACATCGCCGGAGAGCTTGCGGATAAACTCGTTCGCCGCCACCCGCACGTTTTCGGCGAGAACCGCCTTCCCGACAGCGATGCCGTCCTGAAGCAGTGGGACCAGATCAAGGGGGAAGAAAAGACGGAGCGGCGCTCGGCCCTGGACGGGGTGCCGCCCCACCTGCCGGCCCTGGCGCGCGCTCAGAAGGTGCAGTCAAAGGCCGCCCGCGTCGGTTTTGATTGGCCGGATGCGGCCGGTGCCCTTGCAAAGGTCCACGAGGAACTCGGGGAAGTCGCCGCTGCCGCCGCGGTGGAACTCGAGGCTGAGGTGGGTGATCTGCTGTTTGCAGTCGTCAATTACGCCCGGAAGCGCAAGATCGACGCCGAGCAGGCTTTGTTATCCGCCACGCGGAAGTTTTCCGACCGGTTCCATGCCGTGGAGGAGTTGGCGCAGGCGCGTGGCTTGGACGTTAAATCCCTCAACCTGAAACAACTGGATGCGCTCTGGGATGAGGTCAAAGGGCGGAACGGAGGTCAAGGCGCAGCCGGGGGTGAGCCGCGCGCCGGGTGA
- a CDS encoding ATP-binding cassette domain-containing protein, with product MAQTLDLSGDGKSTIVRQARALAQTTVRRMLGRPRNKPENRNLLPLLIQVLAGFSKVDGRILEEEIDSSLGFLRYDYPEAVYSELRALFQKALNEPQDLAAMARRLAGELSLDRKIMLGVQLYDLIAKAGMQQEQVIAYYSFMSQLGMAAQAIDIVYQLNAADTADTSVYQRGTSPLESLVFGSVPTAEVQVKELGPDERLMAYRYHELILCKNLCTRPLMVRGQALAPGEFCRIYPGQRIIIGEQVISHQDLVLYFNAKKNVSLPHIYVTVTPNDEVQLERSRTRDSCLEVQFGLKVKVTALKNVEASFNGVTLRAGTVVEGSLEDRIIFDNSAELILLDLRRRARALGGRFQLKTSKSQYLVSNDPALLEEDDILLSPGTSGDVLLKISCDYEEKTGILEVLAADRPIMVGETVVRNTATLRDGEVIRIDTGQILKCDFAERIIQEERNIISHLEVRDLSLRFSTGTIGLDGISLSVNRGEMVCVMGASGSGKSSLLKAICGQNTPTGGSVLLNGQSLYDKLETLREYIAYVPQDDAFDEHLTILENLNYAAAIRSPHLSAKDRMRRIEGKLIELGLSERRDAMVGSSVNKYLSGGERKRLNIGLDMISSADVYLFDEPTSGLSSKDSEHVVEIIRGLSHNKIVLVTIHTPTSKIFHMFSKAALLDKGGRLVFFGTPQEMLEYFATAEHQQHFGTELGGCPACGTTRPEFIFDVLETPLRDLSGDVIYEENSRGQLVPARRYSPDYWRDKYESFRLIQEMRQVAVRQQPPTLLPPPSAKKEPTRWRDEWVRFTTIFRRAFVSKLRNRTNVWTTIVEAPVLAALIGFVLRYAESSDYDFASAFHIPTYLFLALVVAMFLGLTNSADDIIRDRTILARERNLNIHLPYYILSKFFSLSLFAIIQSVLFIFIGNTILEIRGMFWPYVWFMGITAVSGVAGGLLISSLVNDSKTAANIVPLVLIPQIILGGALIKYEEMNRNLDFLYFLNRDRAARVQQGGVLGKPQNVQVPFICQLIPMRWSYEAMVDAQAKLNPFTRRQDVLTAKIEELARQPRLDPKQEDHLEDLKETLAILSGLGGQNTAEVYRRLDDIDAIIKGAPLDEARFDRQHNQVTAEQLFQNRKVADMLTDAQMKQRDYTTRPRNVFFGPEKHLLGYVFNIFCFNSVVINGFTILFLVLLLASLHRQLRLQ from the coding sequence ATGGCTCAAACCCTGGATTTATCAGGCGACGGAAAAAGCACGATAGTTCGACAAGCGCGCGCGCTGGCTCAGACGACGGTCCGCCGGATGCTGGGGCGTCCCCGGAACAAGCCGGAAAACCGTAACCTTTTGCCGTTATTGATCCAGGTACTCGCCGGGTTCTCCAAGGTGGACGGTCGCATTCTGGAGGAAGAGATCGATTCTTCCCTGGGGTTTTTGCGTTATGACTACCCGGAGGCAGTTTATTCGGAGCTGCGCGCGCTGTTTCAGAAAGCGTTGAACGAACCGCAAGACCTGGCCGCGATGGCGCGACGCCTGGCGGGAGAGCTCAGCCTGGATCGTAAGATCATGCTGGGCGTGCAGCTCTACGACCTGATCGCCAAGGCCGGCATGCAGCAGGAACAGGTGATCGCCTACTACTCGTTCATGTCCCAGCTCGGTATGGCGGCGCAGGCGATCGACATCGTTTACCAGCTCAACGCGGCCGACACCGCCGACACATCGGTTTACCAGCGCGGGACGTCGCCGCTGGAATCTCTCGTGTTCGGCTCCGTGCCGACGGCCGAGGTGCAGGTAAAGGAGCTCGGGCCGGACGAACGGCTGATGGCTTACCGCTATCATGAACTCATTCTCTGCAAAAACCTTTGCACCCGGCCGCTGATGGTCCGCGGGCAGGCGCTTGCTCCGGGCGAATTCTGCCGGATCTACCCCGGGCAACGGATCATCATCGGCGAACAGGTGATCAGCCACCAGGACCTGGTCCTGTATTTCAACGCCAAGAAGAATGTTTCCCTGCCGCACATCTACGTCACGGTCACGCCGAATGACGAGGTGCAATTGGAACGTTCGCGCACCCGGGACAGCTGCCTGGAGGTCCAGTTCGGGCTCAAGGTCAAGGTCACCGCATTGAAAAACGTGGAAGCGTCGTTTAATGGGGTGACGCTGCGGGCCGGCACCGTCGTCGAAGGCAGCCTTGAGGATCGCATCATCTTCGATAATTCGGCCGAATTGATCCTGCTCGACCTGAGGCGCCGGGCCCGGGCCCTGGGCGGCCGGTTCCAGCTGAAAACCTCCAAATCGCAATACCTGGTTTCGAACGACCCGGCGCTGCTCGAAGAAGACGACATCCTGCTCAGTCCGGGTACCAGCGGCGATGTGCTCCTGAAAATCTCGTGCGATTATGAGGAGAAAACGGGCATCCTGGAGGTCCTTGCGGCCGACCGCCCGATCATGGTCGGCGAGACCGTGGTGCGTAATACCGCGACGCTGCGCGACGGCGAAGTGATCCGGATCGACACCGGGCAGATCCTGAAGTGCGACTTTGCGGAACGCATCATCCAGGAAGAACGGAACATCATCAGCCACCTCGAGGTGCGCGACTTGTCGCTGCGATTCAGTACCGGCACGATCGGGCTGGACGGCATTTCCCTCTCGGTGAACCGGGGTGAGATGGTCTGCGTCATGGGGGCCAGCGGCTCCGGCAAAAGCAGCCTGCTCAAGGCAATCTGCGGCCAGAACACGCCGACGGGCGGCTCCGTCCTGCTGAATGGGCAGTCGCTCTACGACAAACTGGAAACCCTGCGGGAGTACATCGCCTACGTGCCCCAGGATGATGCGTTTGATGAGCACCTCACCATCCTGGAAAACCTGAACTATGCGGCGGCGATCCGTTCTCCTCACCTGTCGGCGAAGGACCGGATGCGGCGCATCGAAGGTAAGTTGATTGAGCTGGGGCTTTCCGAGCGCCGGGACGCGATGGTCGGCAGTTCGGTCAATAAGTACCTCAGCGGCGGAGAACGCAAACGCCTCAACATCGGCCTGGACATGATCAGTTCGGCCGACGTGTACCTCTTTGACGAGCCGACCTCGGGATTGTCGTCGAAGGATTCGGAACACGTCGTTGAGATCATCCGCGGGCTGTCCCACAACAAGATTGTTCTCGTCACGATCCACACGCCGACGTCCAAGATCTTTCATATGTTCAGCAAGGCCGCCTTGCTCGACAAAGGGGGCCGGCTGGTCTTTTTCGGTACGCCGCAGGAAATGCTGGAGTACTTTGCGACGGCCGAGCACCAACAGCATTTCGGCACCGAACTGGGCGGCTGCCCCGCCTGCGGCACGACCCGGCCGGAATTCATCTTTGACGTGCTTGAGACGCCGTTGCGCGACCTCAGCGGCGACGTCATCTACGAGGAAAACAGCCGCGGCCAACTGGTGCCCGCCCGGCGGTATTCACCGGATTACTGGCGCGACAAATACGAATCGTTCCGTCTGATCCAGGAAATGCGCCAGGTGGCCGTGCGACAGCAGCCGCCCACGCTGCTTCCCCCGCCGTCGGCGAAGAAGGAACCGACCCGATGGCGCGACGAATGGGTCCGGTTTACCACCATTTTCAGGCGGGCGTTCGTCAGCAAGTTACGCAACCGAACCAACGTCTGGACGACGATCGTGGAAGCCCCCGTGCTGGCGGCCCTGATCGGTTTCGTGCTTCGTTATGCCGAGTCCAGCGATTACGATTTCGCCTCCGCGTTTCACATCCCGACCTACCTCTTCCTGGCGCTGGTGGTGGCAATGTTCCTGGGGCTGACCAACAGCGCCGATGATATCATCCGGGACCGGACCATCCTGGCGCGGGAACGAAACCTCAACATTCACCTGCCGTATTACATTCTGTCGAAGTTCTTTTCGCTTTCGCTGTTCGCCATCATCCAGAGCGTCCTGTTTATCTTTATCGGCAACACCATCCTGGAAATCCGGGGGATGTTCTGGCCGTACGTCTGGTTCATGGGAATCACGGCCGTGAGCGGGGTTGCCGGCGGGCTGCTGATCTCTTCGCTGGTAAATGACTCGAAGACGGCGGCCAACATCGTCCCCCTGGTGCTGATCCCGCAGATCATCCTCGGCGGCGCCCTCATCAAGTACGAGGAAATGAACCGGAACCTGGATTTCCTTTACTTTCTGAACCGGGATCGGGCGGCACGCGTGCAGCAGGGGGGCGTGCTGGGCAAGCCGCAAAACGTTCAGGTGCCCTTCATCTGCCAGTTGATCCCGATGCGGTGGTCGTACGAAGCGATGGTGGATGCGCAAGCCAAACTCAACCCGTTCACGCGCCGGCAGGACGTGTTGACGGCGAAAATCGAAGAACTTGCCCGCCAGCCGCGCCTGGATCCCAAGCAGGAGGATCACCTGGAGGACCTGAAGGAAACGCTGGCGATCCTGTCGGGTCTGGGCGGCCAGAACACGGCCGAGGTGTACCGGCGCCTCGATGACATCGACGCGATCATCAAAGGGGCACCCCTGGATGAAGCGAGGTTCGACCGCCAGCATAACCAGGTCACGGCCGAACAACTCTTCCAGAATCGTAAGGTTGCGGACATGCTGACCGATGCGCAGATGAAGCAGCGCGATTACACCACCCGGCCCCGAAACGTCTTCTTCGGGCCTGAGAAACACCTTCTCGGATACGTGTTCAATATTTTCTGCTTCAACTCCGTGGTGATCAACGGCTTTACGATTCTGTTTCTCGTGCTCCTGCTGGCCAGCCTGCACCGGCAACTGCGCCTGCAGTAG
- a CDS encoding cyclic nucleotide-binding domain-containing protein — MNEVFLQNRVFAGVPDSWLRSVQIVEKQYPPGAVIVEEGAPGSTLLLIGSGRVQISGLLRQGQPEVFSVLEAGDFFGELSVIDRGPRSATATALEPTLIGEIDRETLDLLMEKAPRVLPLTFTKVVVERLRSTNARYLEEVLRNERLTLLGTMISSVIHDFKNPMAAIVSCVDYLERDSNDHRTKTLTGIARSSIQRMVQMTEELLDFARGKTTLRLGQTSAAQILSELEETILGQIRASKVQVTVDQESRASLWMDQARISRCLGNLLKNAFEAVRRDGEIHLRFWDDDESLQISLHDNGPGIPSEVRDRVFEPFVTFRKPGGTGLGLAIAKSVVEAHHGRIWIDQDPGTTFRISLPRRVG, encoded by the coding sequence ATGAACGAAGTTTTTCTGCAGAACCGGGTTTTCGCGGGCGTTCCAGACAGTTGGTTGCGCTCGGTCCAGATCGTGGAAAAACAATACCCGCCCGGCGCCGTGATTGTGGAGGAAGGTGCCCCCGGAAGCACGTTGCTTCTGATCGGCAGCGGCCGGGTACAGATTTCCGGGCTTCTACGGCAAGGCCAGCCGGAAGTCTTTTCCGTACTCGAGGCCGGTGATTTCTTTGGCGAGTTGTCCGTGATCGATCGCGGCCCTCGCTCCGCTACCGCCACTGCCTTGGAGCCGACCCTGATCGGGGAAATCGACCGGGAGACGCTGGATCTGCTGATGGAAAAGGCGCCCCGGGTTTTGCCCTTGACCTTTACCAAAGTGGTGGTGGAACGGTTGCGCTCGACCAACGCCCGCTACCTTGAGGAGGTCCTGCGCAACGAACGGTTGACCCTGCTGGGTACCATGATCAGTTCCGTCATCCACGACTTCAAAAACCCGATGGCGGCCATCGTGTCGTGCGTTGACTATCTGGAACGCGACAGTAACGATCACCGCACAAAGACGCTGACCGGAATCGCCCGGTCTTCCATTCAGCGGATGGTGCAAATGACCGAGGAACTCCTCGACTTTGCCCGTGGTAAGACAACCTTGCGCCTGGGCCAGACGTCGGCTGCCCAGATTCTCAGCGAACTGGAAGAGACCATCCTCGGCCAGATCCGCGCATCGAAGGTGCAGGTCACGGTGGACCAGGAGTCGCGTGCGTCGCTGTGGATGGACCAGGCGCGCATCAGCCGGTGCCTGGGTAACCTGCTCAAAAACGCCTTTGAAGCCGTGCGCAGGGACGGCGAAATCCATTTGCGCTTCTGGGATGATGACGAGTCCTTGCAGATTTCCCTCCATGACAACGGGCCGGGCATCCCCTCCGAAGTGCGCGACCGGGTTTTCGAGCCGTTTGTAACGTTCCGCAAACCGGGCGGTACGGGGCTTGGCCTGGCCATCGCGAAATCGGTCGTCGAAGCGCACCACGGCCGGATCTGGATAGACCAGGACCCGGGAACGACTTTCCGGATCAGCCTGCCCCGGCGGGTCGGGTGA
- a CDS encoding L,D-transpeptidase family protein: MPQAGERHEWRKLECVIRGIFLLVASAAVFPAAMGADRLDSETGQLIVGLAPSWGSMHGRLWRLDHRGAGWEPAGPPVPVLFGKHGLAWGRGEIEGHDGPLKVERDGRAPAGVFRLGTIYTYDETLPSGATYSYHTVGPADAWVDDVNDPNYNRHVVVVDPNRAPPWFARNRMRQGDFAYRWLIEIRHNADPPVPGFGSAIFFHIRRGPDRPSAGCTTMAEHDLVTLIRWLRPDQYPRYVCLPQPEYLRYWKIWSLPAPSTLGVTGNG; the protein is encoded by the coding sequence ATGCCTCAAGCCGGAGAGCGCCACGAATGGCGCAAATTGGAGTGCGTCATTCGCGGCATTTTTCTGCTTGTGGCATCTGCGGCAGTTTTTCCGGCAGCAATGGGCGCCGATCGCCTCGACTCGGAGACCGGGCAGCTGATCGTCGGCCTTGCTCCGAGCTGGGGGAGCATGCATGGAAGGCTCTGGCGCCTCGACCACCGGGGCGCCGGCTGGGAACCGGCCGGACCGCCGGTGCCGGTTCTATTCGGCAAGCACGGGCTGGCCTGGGGGCGGGGCGAGATTGAGGGACACGACGGTCCCCTCAAGGTGGAGCGTGACGGCCGGGCCCCTGCCGGGGTCTTCCGCCTGGGCACAATTTACACGTACGACGAAACCCTGCCTTCAGGCGCCACTTACTCGTACCATACCGTAGGCCCTGCTGATGCGTGGGTCGACGACGTCAACGATCCGAATTACAACCGTCACGTGGTGGTCGTTGACCCGAATCGTGCCCCACCCTGGTTCGCCAGGAACCGGATGCGCCAGGGAGATTTCGCTTACCGGTGGCTGATTGAGATCCGCCACAACGCCGACCCGCCCGTTCCCGGGTTCGGCAGCGCCATTTTCTTTCACATCCGGCGCGGACCGGACCGGCCGTCAGCCGGTTGCACAACGATGGCGGAACACGACCTGGTAACCCTGATCCGATGGTTGCGGCCTGACCAGTATCCCCGGTACGTCTGCCTTCCTCAACCGGAATACCTCCGGTACTGGAAGATCTGGAGCCTGCCCGCGCCGAGTACACTCGGCGTAACGGGTAACGGGTAA
- a CDS encoding ParB/RepB/Spo0J family partition protein: MAKVVLGKGLGALINTPKPAPSPVEIPGERVEKVALSEVVPSPLQPRKHFEPEHLQELVESIREHGIIQPLIVRRVDSKCELIAGERRWRAATQLGLTEVPVLVRQASDRDALEMALIENLQREDLNPIEEAQAYKRLAAEFELRQEDIAARVGKSRSVVANSLRLLDLGPQVQSYLVQGRLSVGHAKVLLGLADPQEQEVVAEMVIRQGATVRTTEKLVAQYVSQRGLSKTGKSGPKPAVELPPASTGRAVQHLENQLRERLATHVAIHHSDKRGRIEIDFYGNDDLDRIIKLLGVSLE; this comes from the coding sequence ATGGCAAAAGTTGTCCTCGGGAAGGGCTTGGGTGCGTTAATCAACACCCCGAAACCAGCCCCGTCTCCCGTCGAGATCCCCGGCGAACGCGTCGAGAAGGTGGCGCTTTCGGAGGTGGTCCCGAGCCCGTTGCAACCGCGCAAGCATTTTGAGCCGGAACACCTTCAGGAACTGGTCGAGTCTATCCGGGAACACGGCATCATCCAGCCGCTGATCGTCCGGAGGGTCGACTCCAAGTGCGAGCTTATCGCGGGCGAACGACGTTGGCGGGCGGCCACCCAGCTCGGGCTCACGGAGGTGCCGGTGCTCGTCCGCCAAGCGTCCGATCGCGACGCCTTGGAAATGGCGCTCATCGAGAACCTCCAGCGCGAAGACCTGAACCCGATCGAAGAGGCGCAGGCTTACAAACGCCTCGCCGCCGAGTTCGAACTCCGGCAGGAAGACATCGCCGCCCGGGTCGGCAAGAGCCGATCGGTCGTGGCCAACTCCTTGCGTCTGCTCGATCTCGGGCCGCAGGTTCAGAGCTACCTTGTCCAGGGCCGGCTGAGCGTGGGCCATGCCAAGGTGCTGCTGGGACTGGCGGATCCGCAGGAGCAGGAGGTTGTCGCCGAAATGGTGATCCGGCAGGGCGCCACGGTTCGAACGACCGAAAAACTTGTTGCCCAATACGTCTCTCAACGCGGCCTGTCCAAGACCGGGAAATCCGGCCCCAAACCTGCCGTGGAACTGCCTCCGGCCAGTACCGGCCGTGCGGTGCAGCACCTGGAGAACCAGTTGCGGGAACGGCTCGCCACCCACGTCGCCATTCATCATTCCGACAAGCGGGGCCGGATCGAAATCGACTTTTACGGAAACGACGACTTAGACCGGATCATAAAGCTGTTGGGAGTATCGTTGGAGTGA
- the recR gene encoding recombination protein RecR: MLSKKVDYPGPIRELVQQLRRMPGIGPRSAERIALWMVQTPDARAKDIAEAISQTAARIRPCRQCGFFAEHDLCDICADPGRDRNSLCVVERATDIIFLERTGAFGGLYHALGGRLSPLDRIGPEDLKLDGLLERVRRDRPEEVILALGADVEGEATASYVADLLSGEGSRVSRLAQGMPAGTGIENADDLTIARAFRGRTAFGH; encoded by the coding sequence ATGCTGAGTAAAAAGGTAGATTACCCCGGGCCGATCCGTGAGCTCGTGCAACAGTTGCGCCGCATGCCGGGCATCGGGCCGCGCAGCGCCGAACGCATCGCGCTGTGGATGGTGCAGACGCCGGACGCGCGCGCAAAGGACATTGCGGAAGCCATTTCCCAAACGGCGGCCCGGATCCGTCCCTGCCGGCAATGCGGGTTTTTTGCCGAACATGACCTGTGCGACATCTGTGCCGATCCAGGGCGGGATCGGAACTCACTTTGCGTCGTGGAACGCGCCACCGACATCATTTTTCTCGAGCGGACCGGAGCGTTCGGCGGTCTTTATCACGCCCTGGGCGGCAGGCTTTCGCCTCTGGACCGGATCGGGCCTGAAGACCTGAAGCTGGATGGGTTGCTCGAGCGCGTGCGCCGTGATCGGCCGGAAGAGGTGATCCTGGCTTTAGGAGCCGACGTCGAAGGCGAGGCCACCGCCAGCTACGTGGCGGACCTCTTAAGCGGTGAAGGGTCTCGCGTTTCCCGGCTCGCCCAAGGGATGCCGGCCGGGACAGGCATCGAAAATGCCGATGATCTGACCATTGCCCGGGCGTTCCGGGGCCGGACGGCATTCGGGCACTGA